From Bordetella flabilis, the proteins below share one genomic window:
- a CDS encoding D-alanyl-D-alanine carboxypeptidase family protein, with protein MYKKTVAVSLALIGACAVGAALAAAPSAAPQPPVVPQAGTAPSAALPPSPQAPGLDAKSWLLLDATSGQVIASQNADERVEPASLTKIMTAYLVFQALKNKTLQLDQTVTVSVHAWKVAPGSSKMFIEPGQHVSIDDLLSGLLIQSGNDAAVALAEATAGSEDAFVQRMNETAARMGLKSTHFASPHGLPDPQTYSTARDLAALSARLIRDFPDLYVRYDHVKQFRFNNITQPNRNRLLWIDPTVDGGKTGHTEAAGYCMIASALRPGAAGQRRLIAVVMGTSSDKARTAATGMLLNWGFQNYETVKLYAKGDTVGTATVWKGEQSQVQVGFDRDIYATIPRAWVPRLQKVITRQGPLVAPLAADTQVGTADMQVDGHSIVSYPVVALQPVAQAGVLGRGWDSMRLWVYGLMNEKPPA; from the coding sequence ATGTACAAGAAGACAGTCGCTGTGTCGCTCGCCTTGATCGGAGCCTGCGCAGTGGGCGCGGCGTTGGCCGCCGCGCCGTCGGCCGCGCCGCAGCCCCCGGTCGTCCCACAGGCCGGCACGGCCCCGTCCGCGGCCTTGCCGCCGTCGCCGCAGGCGCCTGGGCTCGATGCCAAATCCTGGCTGTTGCTGGATGCGACCAGCGGCCAGGTCATTGCCTCGCAGAACGCCGACGAACGCGTGGAGCCGGCGTCGCTGACCAAGATCATGACGGCCTACCTGGTCTTCCAGGCCTTGAAGAACAAGACCCTGCAGCTGGATCAAACGGTGACCGTTTCGGTGCATGCCTGGAAAGTGGCGCCGGGGAGTTCGAAGATGTTCATCGAGCCTGGCCAGCACGTCAGCATCGACGACCTGCTGTCCGGGCTGTTGATCCAATCGGGCAACGATGCCGCGGTGGCGTTGGCCGAGGCCACCGCCGGCTCCGAAGACGCCTTCGTCCAGCGCATGAACGAAACCGCGGCGCGCATGGGACTGAAGTCCACGCACTTCGCCAGCCCGCATGGCCTGCCCGATCCGCAGACCTATTCGACGGCACGCGACCTTGCCGCCTTGAGCGCCCGGCTGATCCGCGATTTTCCTGACCTGTATGTGCGGTATGACCACGTCAAGCAGTTTCGCTTCAACAACATCACGCAGCCGAACCGCAACCGCCTGTTGTGGATCGACCCGACGGTGGACGGCGGAAAGACAGGCCATACCGAGGCGGCGGGTTATTGCATGATCGCTTCGGCCTTGCGTCCGGGCGCCGCAGGGCAGCGCCGCCTGATCGCGGTCGTCATGGGCACGTCCTCGGACAAGGCGCGCACCGCCGCCACCGGCATGCTGCTGAATTGGGGTTTCCAGAACTACGAGACCGTGAAGCTGTACGCCAAGGGGGATACCGTGGGCACCGCCACGGTCTGGAAGGGCGAGCAGTCCCAGGTCCAGGTCGGTTTCGACCGCGATATCTATGCCACCATTCCTCGCGCCTGGGTACCGCGCCTGCAGAAGGTGATCACGCGGCAAGGGCCGCTGGTCGCGCCACTGGCGGCGGACACCCAGGTCGGCACGGCCGATATGCAGGTGGACGGCCACTCCATCGTCAGTTATCCCGTGGTCGCCCTGCAGCCTGTCGCGCAGGCTGGCGTGCTGGGGCGCGGCTGGGACAGCATGCGCCTGTGGGTCTATGGGCTGATGAACGAGAAGCCGCCCGCATGA
- a CDS encoding MDR family MFS transporter: protein MAPRAPATPHSAGQVLPFRQSLMAMLGMCFVVMLVAIDQTVVGTALPTVVAELKGFDLYAWVATSYLLTSVITVPIFGRLGDYYGRKPFVISAIVVFTLASALCGAATSMPFLVLARALQGIGGGMLVGTAFACIPDLFPDSYVRLRWQVMFSAAFGIANAVGPSLGGFLTEYYGWRSVFYVNIPVGLLGLWFVTRHLPHLRHGDPGKIRLDWPGALLIALALGGLQVVVELLPREGLSSTMLLLAAGSLIAFGALVVWEKRCEQPLIPFEMFRNASLAPLFMLALLVGVTMFSLLFYAPLLLQGGFGLSPKDAGLLITPMVVFITVGSIANGRIVTRIKNPNTMLYLGFLLMCVATAGIISTHIHTPRWLIASYMLAAGLGLGFIMPNLTVFAQETAGRAHLGIATALLQSLRMVGGMVGTAVVGTMVGHSYISSVRESLESSQATRWLGELDDPQILVNPEAQAHFLQQVAAMGKDGAVFLEAARVALVSAIHDGQMIILVIGILSLWFVRRVPPIRLTRRTKMPTTAPGE, encoded by the coding sequence ATGGCTCCCCGCGCTCCCGCCACACCGCATTCCGCCGGCCAGGTCCTGCCTTTCCGCCAATCGCTCATGGCGATGCTGGGCATGTGCTTCGTCGTCATGCTGGTCGCCATCGACCAGACGGTGGTCGGCACGGCGCTGCCCACGGTGGTGGCGGAGCTGAAGGGCTTCGACCTGTACGCATGGGTGGCCACTTCCTACCTGCTGACTTCGGTCATCACGGTTCCCATCTTCGGACGGCTGGGCGATTACTACGGTCGCAAGCCTTTCGTGATCTCGGCGATCGTCGTGTTCACGCTGGCCTCGGCGCTGTGCGGCGCCGCCACCAGCATGCCTTTCCTGGTGCTGGCACGCGCGCTGCAGGGTATCGGCGGCGGCATGCTGGTGGGCACGGCCTTCGCTTGTATCCCGGACCTGTTCCCCGATTCCTATGTGCGCCTGCGTTGGCAGGTCATGTTCAGCGCGGCGTTCGGTATCGCCAACGCGGTCGGCCCATCGTTGGGCGGCTTCCTCACCGAATACTATGGTTGGCGTTCGGTCTTCTATGTCAACATCCCGGTAGGCTTGCTGGGCCTGTGGTTCGTCACCCGGCACCTTCCTCATCTGCGCCATGGCGACCCCGGCAAGATCCGCCTGGACTGGCCCGGCGCGTTGTTGATCGCATTGGCCCTGGGGGGCCTGCAAGTGGTAGTCGAGCTGCTGCCGCGCGAAGGCCTGAGCAGCACGATGTTGCTGCTCGCCGCGGGCAGCCTGATCGCGTTCGGGGCGCTCGTCGTATGGGAAAAGCGCTGTGAACAACCTCTGATCCCCTTCGAGATGTTCCGCAATGCGAGCCTCGCGCCGCTGTTCATGCTGGCGCTGCTGGTCGGAGTGACCATGTTCTCGCTGCTGTTCTATGCGCCGCTATTGCTGCAAGGCGGCTTCGGCCTGTCGCCCAAGGATGCCGGCCTGTTGATTACGCCCATGGTGGTCTTCATCACCGTCGGCAGCATCGCCAACGGGCGCATCGTGACGCGGATCAAGAACCCCAACACCATGCTTTACCTGGGCTTTTTGCTCATGTGCGTGGCTACGGCAGGCATTATCTCCACGCATATCCATACCCCGCGCTGGCTGATCGCGAGCTATATGCTCGCGGCGGGCCTGGGGCTAGGGTTCATCATGCCCAACCTGACGGTCTTCGCGCAGGAAACCGCCGGGCGCGCGCATCTCGGTATTGCGACGGCCTTGCTACAATCGCTGCGCATGGTCGGCGGCATGGTGGGTACGGCAGTCGTCGGCACCATGGTCGGCCACAGCTATATCAGCAGCGTGCGCGAGTCCCTGGAGAGCAGCCAGGCGACACGCTGGCTCGGCGAGCTCGACGATCCTCAGATCCTGGTCAACCCAGAGGCGCAGGCGCATTTCCTGCAGCAGGTGGCGGCCATGGGCAAGGATGGCGCCGTATTCCTCGAGGCGGCGCGCGTCGCGCTGGTCAGCGCGATCCACGACGGACAGATGATCATTCTGGTTATTGGCATCCTGTCGCTGTGGTTCGTGCGCCGTGTCCCGCCCATACGCCTTACCCGGCGCACCAAGATGCCGACCACCGCGCCTGGAGAATGA
- a CDS encoding cyclase family protein has protein sequence MPRWKRRPDGSTWGDFGPDDELGRLNLLTEAKVLEAVREVRAGKVFCLSLPLDLPGGNVLNPRRHPPVLSPTLRDGQPNVNFAVQREDAGAIDVLNDDQVTLTLQYSTQWDGLSHVGALFDTQGDGTQRLAYYNGHEAGVDILGGDHMGGQGDSEPACCAAGGSYARRLGIDNYARKGMQGRGVMVDLARALGLGRTLVDYDTLRDVMRQQAVSVEAGDMLVLRTGFAEAIVRMGGRPDHGALEQAGAVLDGADPALLQWITESGIAAICADNYAVEAYPARTSGPGRSILPLHHHCLFKLGVPLAELWYLKDLAEWLHAHARTRFLLTAPPLRLPGAVGSPVTPVATV, from the coding sequence ATGCCACGATGGAAACGCAGGCCCGACGGGTCGACATGGGGGGATTTCGGGCCGGACGATGAACTCGGACGCCTCAATCTTCTGACCGAAGCCAAAGTGCTGGAAGCGGTACGCGAGGTTCGCGCCGGCAAGGTGTTCTGCCTGTCCCTGCCGTTGGATCTGCCCGGCGGCAATGTGTTGAATCCACGTCGCCATCCGCCCGTGCTGTCGCCCACGCTGCGAGATGGCCAGCCCAACGTGAATTTCGCGGTGCAGCGGGAAGACGCAGGCGCCATCGATGTATTGAACGATGACCAGGTTACGCTGACGCTGCAGTACTCGACCCAATGGGATGGACTGAGCCACGTCGGGGCGTTGTTCGACACGCAGGGCGACGGCACGCAGCGGCTGGCGTACTACAACGGCCATGAGGCAGGCGTCGACATCCTGGGGGGCGACCACATGGGCGGACAGGGGGATTCCGAGCCGGCGTGCTGCGCGGCGGGCGGATCGTATGCGCGCCGCCTGGGTATCGACAACTATGCACGCAAGGGCATGCAGGGCCGCGGCGTCATGGTGGATCTTGCACGCGCCCTCGGCCTTGGCCGCACGCTGGTGGACTACGACACCTTGCGCGACGTGATGCGCCAGCAGGCCGTATCCGTCGAGGCGGGCGACATGCTGGTGCTGCGCACCGGCTTTGCCGAAGCGATCGTACGCATGGGCGGCCGCCCGGACCACGGGGCCCTGGAGCAAGCCGGCGCGGTGCTCGACGGCGCGGACCCTGCCCTGCTCCAGTGGATTACCGAATCCGGCATCGCGGCGATCTGCGCGGACAACTATGCGGTCGAAGCCTACCCTGCACGCACGTCCGGTCCCGGCCGGTCCATTCTGCCCCTGCACCATCATTGCCTTTTCAAGCTCGGCGTACCACTGGCGGAACTCTGGTACCTGAAGGACCTGGCGGAGTGGCTGCACGCGCATGCGCGCACACGCTTTCTCCTGACTGCGCCGCCGCTGCGCCTGCCCGGCGCGGTGGGCTCGCCCGTCACGCCGGTGGCCACCGTATGA
- a CDS encoding GntR family transcriptional regulator — protein MSTGTLFSRSPQPLYLQAAAIFRSKVHERAWIPGQQIPALDILVQTYGISRATVRQALGLLEGEGLIRRARGTGTFVNESLPATPALLIPKNWAETVELSNRLGTVSLVESSAEVPLPEALGMPCEAAREGHFQYLRRLHTTEAGPFCYSEVYLDSHIFRRHATRIKKSAVAPVLDQFYGARLNEAKQSLRVVEAGGESADWLQIPVSSPVAELRRYACIAQRVVYFARLEFPFRNVRMEFDLLR, from the coding sequence ATGTCTACCGGCACGTTGTTTTCCCGCAGTCCGCAACCGCTCTACCTGCAAGCTGCGGCGATCTTTCGCAGCAAAGTGCACGAGCGCGCCTGGATACCCGGGCAGCAAATTCCTGCCCTGGACATCCTGGTGCAGACCTACGGCATCTCCCGCGCTACCGTACGGCAGGCGCTCGGCCTGCTGGAGGGCGAAGGCTTGATACGGCGCGCGCGGGGAACCGGCACTTTCGTGAACGAAAGCCTGCCCGCCACGCCCGCGTTGCTGATACCGAAAAACTGGGCGGAGACCGTCGAATTGAGCAATCGGCTGGGCACCGTCTCACTGGTGGAGTCATCGGCCGAAGTGCCATTGCCCGAGGCGCTCGGCATGCCGTGCGAAGCCGCCCGCGAAGGACACTTCCAGTATTTGCGGCGCCTGCACACGACGGAAGCGGGCCCGTTCTGCTACAGCGAGGTCTACCTCGACAGCCACATATTCCGACGGCACGCGACGCGCATCAAGAAGAGCGCCGTGGCGCCCGTACTGGACCAGTTCTACGGGGCGCGGCTCAACGAGGCGAAGCAATCCCTGCGTGTGGTCGAAGCCGGAGGCGAATCCGCCGACTGGTTGCAGATCCCGGTATCGTCGCCCGTCGCCGAGCTGCGGCGCTACGCCTGCATTGCACAGCGGGTGGTGTATTTTGCGCGGCTCGAGTTTCCCTTCCGCAACGTCCGCATGGAATTCGACCTGTTGCGGTGA
- a CDS encoding AMP-binding protein → MSHMPPPAWRDHDTFAARLEAWARAEPQRIALIDDDVPITVSSLRDDATRLAGGLASLGVKPGQRVALWLPNGADWVVSFLACARIGALVLAVNTRFRARELADVLGRGGADWLIYWPDFKDIRFDAILDDVPLHILQRLRGVFMAGTQALPAASRQLSGSAAIASGGNGPHEAALSDVQREGRLAGIPAYGLRALMQHGPAAPAAAPNAPAICFTTSGTTSLPKFVVHDQRTLLRHGDAVARRFGHDATACILGTAPFCGVFGFAALAGGLAPGVPVVCQAVFEARRAADAVSRHRVTHAYLNNEALLRMLDAAPDHDYASVRLFGFATFAPALDTLPARAAVHGIALTGLYGSSELIALVAAQPLDDAARRFLPGGRLIYPEARVRVRDPGTGRVLPPGESGEIEIRSPSQMLGYLDDTHSSAQALTDDGYFRTGDLGYAVNDRHFVFQARLGDTLRLSGFLVNPAEIEAFLASLPGIHACQVVGADRDGKTVAFAFVLLEPDTEPDPQGWRDACRQAMAGFKVPAGFHVLQSFPTVESANSVKIQKGRLRELANELLQADRPAP, encoded by the coding sequence ATGAGCCACATGCCGCCGCCCGCATGGCGGGATCACGATACCTTCGCGGCAAGGCTGGAGGCGTGGGCACGCGCCGAACCGCAGCGCATCGCACTGATCGACGACGACGTACCCATCACGGTATCGTCCTTGCGCGACGATGCGACCCGTCTGGCTGGCGGGCTTGCGAGCTTGGGTGTGAAACCGGGCCAACGCGTCGCCCTCTGGCTGCCCAACGGCGCGGACTGGGTCGTCTCGTTCCTCGCCTGTGCACGCATCGGCGCCCTGGTCCTCGCCGTGAATACGCGCTTTCGGGCACGGGAACTGGCCGATGTACTGGGCCGGGGCGGTGCGGACTGGTTGATCTATTGGCCGGATTTCAAAGATATTCGCTTCGATGCGATCCTGGATGACGTGCCGCTGCACATCCTGCAGCGGCTGCGCGGCGTGTTCATGGCCGGTACACAGGCGCTTCCCGCGGCGTCGCGCCAGTTATCCGGCTCCGCCGCAATCGCATCCGGGGGCAACGGCCCGCACGAAGCGGCGCTCTCTGACGTCCAGAGGGAAGGCCGCCTCGCCGGCATACCGGCTTACGGGCTGCGCGCCCTGATGCAGCACGGGCCCGCCGCGCCCGCCGCAGCCCCGAACGCCCCGGCCATCTGCTTCACCACCTCGGGCACCACCTCGTTGCCGAAGTTCGTGGTCCACGACCAGCGTACCCTGCTGCGCCATGGCGACGCGGTCGCCCGGCGCTTCGGGCACGACGCCACGGCATGCATCCTGGGCACGGCTCCGTTCTGCGGCGTCTTCGGTTTCGCCGCCCTGGCGGGCGGGCTGGCGCCCGGCGTGCCGGTCGTCTGCCAGGCGGTATTCGAAGCCCGACGCGCGGCCGATGCGGTGTCGCGGCATCGCGTCACGCACGCCTACCTGAACAATGAGGCCCTGCTGCGCATGCTGGACGCCGCGCCCGACCATGACTACGCATCTGTGCGGCTATTCGGTTTCGCGACTTTCGCGCCCGCCCTGGATACGCTGCCGGCACGGGCAGCCGTGCATGGCATCGCCCTGACCGGACTGTACGGGTCCAGCGAATTGATTGCGCTGGTGGCGGCCCAGCCGCTGGACGACGCGGCTCGACGCTTTCTGCCGGGTGGCCGCCTGATCTATCCGGAAGCCCGGGTCCGCGTGCGTGATCCCGGGACGGGGCGCGTGCTGCCACCGGGGGAGTCGGGCGAAATAGAGATCCGCAGTCCCAGCCAGATGCTGGGCTACCTGGACGATACCCACAGCAGCGCGCAGGCGCTGACGGACGACGGCTACTTCCGCACGGGCGACCTTGGCTACGCGGTCAACGACCGGCACTTCGTTTTCCAGGCTCGCCTGGGCGACACGCTACGTCTCTCGGGCTTCCTGGTGAACCCGGCTGAGATCGAGGCCTTCCTGGCCAGCCTGCCCGGCATCCACGCCTGCCAGGTCGTGGGCGCCGACCGCGATGGCAAAACCGTGGCATTCGCCTTCGTCCTGCTGGAACCCGACACAGAACCTGACCCGCAGGGATGGCGGGACGCATGCCGGCAGGCCATGGCGGGATTCAAGGTGCCCGCAGGCTTCCATGTCCTGCAGTCGTTCCCGACCGTGGAAAGCGCCAACTCGGTAAAGATACAGAAAGGCCGCCTGCGTGAACTGGCCAACGAACTGCTGCAAGCCGATCGCCCGGCTCCTTGA
- a CDS encoding MarR family winged helix-turn-helix transcriptional regulator: protein MPKHQQGLHTVQMLGQTYRAMMAAFDANVGHALPRWRILLALHEAGPLSQKILAERCRLDPASLTRQLQSMESLGWISRAIDPQDNRLINAMLTAPGKRVVAEALPRRAAFFDRALQGLSTEQVRVFNEVLAVLERNFKAAQQPATSAADR from the coding sequence ATGCCGAAGCACCAGCAAGGCCTGCATACGGTGCAGATGCTGGGCCAGACCTATCGCGCCATGATGGCGGCTTTCGATGCCAACGTGGGCCATGCGCTGCCGCGCTGGCGCATCCTGCTGGCGCTGCACGAAGCGGGTCCGCTGTCGCAGAAGATCCTGGCGGAACGGTGCCGCCTGGATCCAGCCTCGCTCACCCGGCAATTGCAGTCCATGGAAAGCCTCGGTTGGATCAGCCGCGCAATCGATCCGCAGGATAACCGATTGATCAACGCCATGCTCACCGCACCGGGCAAGCGCGTGGTGGCCGAAGCACTGCCACGCCGCGCGGCTTTCTTCGACCGCGCACTCCAGGGTTTGTCCACTGAACAGGTCAGGGTGTTCAACGAAGTACTGGCCGTGCTGGAGCGCAATTTCAAGGCGGCGCAGCAGCCGGCCACCTCCGCCGCCGATCGCTGA